CCAACCAGGGCGCCTTTCACGAGTCCCTCAACCTCGCCGCTCTGTGGAAGCTGCCCGTCGTCTTCGTCGTCGAGGACAACGAGTGGGGCATCTCCGTGCCGCGCTCCGCGTCCACGTCCGTGCCGTCGAACGACGTGCGCGCCGCCGCGTACGGCATCCCCGGCGAGCTCGTCGAGGACAACGACGTCGAAGCCGTCCATGCCGCGGCCGGCCGCGCCGTGGAACGCGCCCGGGCGGGGGAGGGCCCGAGTCTCATCGAGGTGCGCACCCTGCGCCTGTGGGGCCACTTCGAGGGCGACGCCCAGGGCTACCGCCCGGATCTCGGCTCCGTGGCCGGCCTCGACCCGATCCCGCGCTACGAGAAGCGGCTGCGCGAGGCCGAGATCCTCGACGACGCCGCCGTCCAGCAGATCCGCGCCGAGGCGAGCGCGAAGGTCGAGGGCGCCATCGCCTTCGCCAAGGACAGTCCGATCCCCCCACCCGCCGACGTCATGAAGTACGTCTTCGCCGAGGAGGCTTGAGATGACCCTCACCGACACCACCACGGCCAAGGCCACCAGCCGCAGGCTCAACACGTCCAAGGCCATGATCGAGGCCATCGCTCAGGAGATGGAGGCGGATCCGTCCGTCGTCTACCTCGGGGAGGACGTCGGCCCCTACGGCGGCATCTTCTCCTCGACCACCGGCCTGCAGGAGCGGTTCGGCAAGGACCGGGTCATCGACACGCCCATCTCCGAGACGGCGTTCATCGGGCTGGGCATCGGTGCCGCGACCGAGGGCATGCGGCCGATCGTGGAGCTGATGTTCGCCGACTTCATGGGCGTCTGCCTGGACCAGATCTACAACCACATGGCGAAGATCAACTACTTCTCCGGGGGCAACGTCAAAGTTCCCATGGTGCTGACGACGGCCGTCGGGGGCGGCTACTCCGACGGCGGCCAGCATTCCCAGACGCTGTGGGGCACGTTCGGGCACCTGCCCGGGATGAAGGTCGTCGTCCCAGCCACCCCTGCCGACGCGAAGGGCCTGATGACCTCGGCGATCCGGGACGACTCCCCGGTGGTCTACATGTTCCACAAGGGCGTCATGGGCCTGCCGTGGATGGCGAAGAACCGCCGGTCCGTGGACGTCGTCCCCGAAGGTGAGTACGTCGTCCCCATCGGCAAGGCCCGCACCGCGAAGGAAGGCAGCGACGTCACGGTCGTGACTTTGTCGTTGTCGGTCCACCACGCCCTCGACGTCGCCGAGAAGCTCGACGCCGAGGGCATCAGCGCGGAGGTGGTCGACCTGCGCTCGGTCGTCCCGCTCGACCGGCAGGCGATCCTCGAGTCGGTGGGCAAGACCGGCCGGCTCGTCGTCGTCGACGAGGACTACCTGTCGTACGGGCTGTCCGCGGAGGTGTCCGCGACGATCACCGACGAGGACCCGACGCTGCTCAAGGCGCCGGTCCAGCGTGTGGCGGTGCCGGACGTGCCGATCCCGTACGCCCACGACCTCGAGTATGCGGTCCTGCCCAGGCCGGAACGTATCGAGGCGGCGATCCGGAAGGTCCTCGGATGACGGAGGTGCCGTTCCCACCGCTCAGCGAGGCCAAGCCCGACACCGAGGGTGTCCTCGCCACCTGGTACGTGGCGGACGGTGATCAGGTCGTCGAGGGCCAGCTCCTCGCCGAGGTCCAGGTCGACAAGGTCGACGCGGAGGTCGCCGCACCCGCGGCAGGGACGGTCCATCTCCTCGTCGGTGAGGACGAGTCCGTGCTCCAGGGTGCGCCGATCGCCCGCATCGACCGAGGGGTCTGACCTCCACGGCGGTGTCGCCGGCCACACAGCGACCGGCGCGGCCTGCTCGTGAGCCGGCACCGAGCGGGCACGACCGCGCCGCGCGACGGACCGCCTCGTCAGAGGGACGGCGGCGACCGCCATGTGTGCGACCGGACGACCGCCCCGCGCGACGGGCCGAGAGTGCAGATCGGGGAGGAAACGTCAGGCCAGGCCTGACGTTTCCTCCCCGAACCGTTCCGCGGAGCTTCGGGCTCAGCCGTGCTGCTCGTGGCCCGCCCGCTGGTCGAGCTTCTCCTTCGTGGCCCAGAGGCCCGCCGACGGGGTGGAGATGTAGAAGACCTCCTC
This window of the Georgenia yuyongxinii genome carries:
- a CDS encoding biotin/lipoyl-containing protein, translating into MTEVPFPPLSEAKPDTEGVLATWYVADGDQVVEGQLLAEVQVDKVDAEVAAPAAGTVHLLVGEDESVLQGAPIARIDRGV
- a CDS encoding alpha-ketoacid dehydrogenase subunit beta, with translation MTLTDTTTAKATSRRLNTSKAMIEAIAQEMEADPSVVYLGEDVGPYGGIFSSTTGLQERFGKDRVIDTPISETAFIGLGIGAATEGMRPIVELMFADFMGVCLDQIYNHMAKINYFSGGNVKVPMVLTTAVGGGYSDGGQHSQTLWGTFGHLPGMKVVVPATPADAKGLMTSAIRDDSPVVYMFHKGVMGLPWMAKNRRSVDVVPEGEYVVPIGKARTAKEGSDVTVVTLSLSVHHALDVAEKLDAEGISAEVVDLRSVVPLDRQAILESVGKTGRLVVVDEDYLSYGLSAEVSATITDEDPTLLKAPVQRVAVPDVPIPYAHDLEYAVLPRPERIEAAIRKVLG
- a CDS encoding thiamine pyrophosphate-dependent dehydrogenase E1 component subunit alpha, coding for MPEEVRKDLYATMVLSRTFEEAILREYHADKGPGFDIGKGLIPGEMHLSAGQEPVAAGVCAHLTGDDAVTATHRPHHLAVAHGVDLAKMTAEIFGRETGLGRGRGGHMHLFDPAVHFSCSGIVAEGLPPALGAAFAFKRREGNAVAVAVTGEGAANQGAFHESLNLAALWKLPVVFVVEDNEWGISVPRSASTSVPSNDVRAAAYGIPGELVEDNDVEAVHAAAGRAVERARAGEGPSLIEVRTLRLWGHFEGDAQGYRPDLGSVAGLDPIPRYEKRLREAEILDDAAVQQIRAEASAKVEGAIAFAKDSPIPPPADVMKYVFAEEA